The nucleotide sequence ACGGCAATTTCGCTCGGGAATTCATCCTCGAGAACCAGTCCGGGCGGGCTTCCATGAACGCCAATCGGCGCCGGGAGGCCGAACACCCCATCGAGCAGGTGGGCAAGGGACTGAGGGACATGATGAGCTGGATGAACAAGACGGAAAGCTAGTCAGTGGCCCGCCAAAGGGCTCCAACCGTACCGGTGACCATCCATGGTTCAGTTGCAGGAAGAAATCGAGATCGAAGGCCACCTGATCGATTCGGGCATACTCAAGTACGCCTTCGACAAGATCGTCGAAATGGAGGGCCAGTTCGAAGTCCTGCGCTTCGAGATCGGAAGGAACAACCAGGAAACCTCCCGGGCCTGGCTCATGGTGAAGGCCCGGAGTCAGCAACAGTTGCAGGACATCCTGGCTGCCCTGGAGGATTTCGGCGCCATCATCGATCGGGATGATTGCCGTCTGGTCCCGGCCGAACAGGACGGCATCCTGCCCAGCGAGTTCTATTCCACCACCAACTTCGACACCTTCATCAAGGTCCGGGGGGAATGGCAACCGGTCGTCAACCAGAAGATGGATGCCGTCATCGTGTGGACGGGTGAACAGGCCATCACCAAGAAGATCAGCGGAGTGAAGGCGGGAGACCGGATTGTCGTCGGACGCCAGGGGATTCGGGTCAAGCCGCAGGAACGAAGCCGCGAGTACTCGGTGTTCGATTTCATGTCCAACGACGCCAGCGCCGAAATCAACAAGGGAATACTGATTTCCCAGATTGCCAGGGAGATCGACGCGGCCAAGAAGGCGGGAGACCGGATCGCCATTGTCCCGGGCCCGGCGGTGATCCACTCGGGCGCGGACGGCTACCTGAAGGAGGTGATCCGGATGGGCTACGTGGACGTGGTGCTCACCGGCAACGCCTTTGCCGCTCACGATATCGAAAAGGCCTTTCTGAACACTTCCCTCGGAATTCACCAGGAAAGCG is from Acidobacteriota bacterium and encodes:
- a CDS encoding TIGR00300 family protein; amino-acid sequence: MVQLQEEIEIEGHLIDSGILKYAFDKIVEMEGQFEVLRFEIGRNNQETSRAWLMVKARSQQQLQDILAALEDFGAIIDRDDCRLVPAEQDGILPSEFYSTTNFDTFIKVRGEWQPVVNQKMDAVIVWTGEQAITKKISGVKAGDRIVVGRQGIRVKPQERSREYSVFDFMSNDASAEINKGILISQIAREIDAAKKAGDRIAIVPGPAVIHSGADGYLKEVIRMGYVDVVLTGNAFAAHDIEKAFLNTSLGIHQESGKAVDGGHRNHIWAINEINRAGGIERAVEKGVLTAGLMYECVKRGIRTVLAGSIRDDGPLVDVVTDCVEAQREYIDALDGVAVVLMLASTLHSIAVGNVLKSSVKTVCVDINEATPLKLGNRGSKQAIGIVTDVSFFLNVLAAELKLCGNGSSQVRT